TTGTACTTCACCGACAGAGGCATCGAAGAACTCGAGGAGCGTCGCGGCGACGAGTCGGTCACCCTGTCCTGGGTCGCCGACCGCCTGCGAGCCTTCGTGGACGGCAATCCCGAGTTCGAGGACGCCGTCGAGCGGCTGGCCACCTACCTGGCCCGCGACGACTCCGACGACGAGGACTGAGCCCGCGCCGCCCACGGCCGCTCGCCGCCTGCCGTGCCCGGTGGGCAGGCGGGCGGCCCCGGCTGATGCCGCCGACGATCGGCGACTCGGCGGCGTGCTCCCGGTCTCCTGCGGTGGCCCGGTCTCACACGGTGCCGTCGTCCTCACGCGATGCCGCCCCTGAGACGCGGGCGGCAGGCGAGCCGACGGCCCGGTCAGAAGACGCACGCCCCCGGCGCCACCCCGCCGAAACCCCGATACTCCAACCGCGTGATCACC
This genomic stretch from Actinoalloteichus hoggarensis harbors:
- a CDS encoding DUF6104 family protein, producing MYFTDRGIEELEERRGDESVTLSWVADRLRAFVDGNPEFEDAVERLATYLARDDSDDED